The following proteins are co-located in the Pedosphaera parvula Ellin514 genome:
- a CDS encoding restriction endonuclease produces the protein MSRRRRNDPLDALPQLAGLVILAVFFIPGASRLLIWGAAIFFILLVAFIIFRIATRKNRSQTTTTRAPKTTLHSHAPTPSHTAPAPTLSEKLHHIDWYQFEKLLGILYRSKGYFIHRLGGAQPDGGVDLIIEREGIKTIIQCKHWESWTVGVRNIREFLGTLTDQQISQGIYVTLKGYTNGALQLAKKHNITLLGEPELMALCENLNWKQNPEILSLLNDTRKLCPKCESEMVLRTSGRGPNRGNQFWGCSTYPKCHYILNIS, from the coding sequence ATGAGCCGTCGCCGTCGCAACGATCCTTTAGACGCCCTGCCGCAACTCGCCGGCTTGGTTATCCTTGCCGTTTTCTTTATCCCAGGTGCATCACGATTGCTGATTTGGGGCGCAGCCATTTTTTTCATCCTGCTCGTCGCATTCATCATCTTCCGAATCGCCACCAGAAAAAATCGCTCCCAAACCACAACCACTAGGGCACCGAAAACCACTCTCCACTCCCACGCGCCGACACCATCTCACACCGCCCCTGCTCCCACGCTTTCAGAAAAACTCCACCACATCGATTGGTATCAATTTGAAAAACTCCTCGGCATCCTCTACCGCTCCAAAGGCTACTTCATCCATCGCCTCGGCGGAGCCCAACCCGATGGCGGCGTCGACCTCATCATCGAACGCGAAGGCATCAAAACCATCATCCAATGCAAACACTGGGAAAGCTGGACCGTCGGCGTCCGCAACATCCGCGAATTCCTCGGAACTCTCACCGACCAACAAATCTCCCAAGGCATCTACGTCACCCTGAAAGGCTACACCAACGGCGCCCTCCAACTCGCGAAGAAGCACAACATCACCCTCCTCGGCGAACCCGAACTCATGGCCCTGTGCGAGAACCTAAACTGGAAGCAAAACCCCGAAATCCTCTCCCTCCTCAACGACACCCGCAAACTCTGTCCCAAATGCGAAAGCGAAATGGTCCTCCGCACTTCTGGCAGAGGCCCAAATCGTGGCAACCAATTCTGGGGCTGCTCCACCTACCCCAAGTGTCACTACA